A genome region from Pseudomonas sp. N3-W includes the following:
- a CDS encoding aspartate aminotransferase family protein has product MSDIRIATPEDQILLDKEAKYCSYGDTVHYIDPPRIFSRCEGSYVWDTEDQAYLDLQMWYSAVNFGYANPRLNNALKQQIDTLPQIASQYLHKGKIELSEMIAVDAKKKFGLDGRVHFNVGGSQSIEDSLKVVRNASNGKSLMFAFEGGYHGRTLGASSITSSFRYRRRYGHFGERANFIPFPYHFRGPKGMTKEEYGSQCVKNFARLFETEYNGVWDPKTNQCEYAAFYVEPIQGTGGYVIPPMNFYSELKQVLDQHGILMVVDEIQMGFWRTGKLWSIEHFDVKPDVIVFGKALTNGLNPLGGIWAKEELINPKIFPPGSTHSTFASNPLGTAVGLEMFKMTSEVDYGAMVMAKGKYFLEGLKDLQKRYPIIGDVDGLGLALRCEICGPDGFTPDKATLDFMVDEGMKGDIEIDGKRLGLILDVGGYYKNVITLAPSLEISYPEIDLGIALLDRLLDRAMKR; this is encoded by the coding sequence ATGTCTGATATTCGAATTGCTACCCCGGAAGACCAGATTCTTCTGGACAAAGAAGCCAAATATTGCTCCTACGGCGACACCGTTCACTACATCGATCCGCCGCGCATCTTCAGCCGCTGCGAAGGTTCCTACGTCTGGGACACCGAAGACCAGGCTTACCTCGACCTGCAAATGTGGTACTCGGCCGTCAACTTCGGTTACGCCAACCCGCGCCTGAACAACGCGCTGAAACAGCAGATCGACACCCTGCCGCAGATCGCCAGCCAGTACTTGCACAAAGGCAAGATCGAGCTCTCGGAAATGATCGCGGTCGATGCCAAGAAGAAGTTCGGCCTCGACGGTCGCGTGCACTTCAACGTCGGCGGTTCGCAGTCCATCGAAGATTCGTTGAAAGTCGTGCGTAACGCTTCCAACGGCAAGAGCCTGATGTTCGCCTTCGAAGGCGGCTACCACGGCCGTACCCTCGGTGCTTCGTCGATCACCTCCAGCTTCCGCTATCGTCGCCGCTACGGCCACTTCGGCGAGCGTGCCAACTTCATCCCGTTCCCGTACCACTTCCGCGGCCCGAAAGGCATGACCAAAGAAGAATACGGCAGCCAGTGCGTGAAGAATTTCGCTCGCCTGTTCGAGACCGAATACAACGGCGTCTGGGACCCGAAAACCAACCAGTGCGAATACGCAGCCTTCTACGTCGAGCCGATCCAGGGCACCGGCGGCTACGTGATTCCGCCAATGAACTTCTACAGCGAACTCAAGCAAGTGCTGGATCAGCACGGCATCCTGATGGTCGTCGACGAAATCCAGATGGGCTTCTGGCGCACCGGCAAGCTGTGGTCGATCGAGCACTTCGACGTCAAGCCGGACGTGATCGTCTTCGGCAAAGCACTGACCAACGGCCTCAACCCGCTGGGCGGCATCTGGGCCAAAGAAGAACTGATCAACCCGAAAATCTTCCCGCCAGGTTCGACTCACTCCACCTTCGCCTCCAACCCGTTGGGTACTGCGGTAGGTCTGGAAATGTTCAAGATGACCAGCGAAGTCGATTACGGCGCGATGGTCATGGCCAAGGGCAAGTACTTCCTCGAAGGCCTGAAAGACCTGCAGAAACGCTACCCGATCATCGGCGACGTCGATGGCCTGGGCCTGGCACTGCGCTGTGAAATCTGCGGCCCGGACGGCTTCACACCGGACAAGGCAACCCTGGATTTCATGGTCGACGAAGGCATGAAAGGCGACATCGAAATCGACGGCAAACGTCTGGGTCTGATCCTCGACGTGGGCGGTTACTACAAGAACGTGATCACCCTGGCACCGTCGCTGGAAATCAGCTACCCGGAAATCGACCTCGGTATCGCTCTGCTCGACCGTCTGCTTGATCGGGCCATGAAAAGATGA
- a CDS encoding carboxylesterase, with the protein MIHDEIDMGEGNAGFVLGTGEVAVLLIHGLTGTPTELRRVAMGLAKAGHTVYVPTLAGHCGGNADLQATGWRDWYESARNTFTGVRRKHEKVYVGGLSMGAVLSMYMAAEHPGQIEGLLLYSTTLRYDGWSINKLAFLTPLLMKIPFGVHLCSFEEKPPYGIKNERLRAIVERQMKEGESSQAGLLTMEGVTVRELHRLNAVVKKCMPSITTPALVLHSIEDDITSRWNADYVERKLGGPVVKVLLDDCYHMITVDLQYRRVIELSVDFIEQRFMQQRATPQPLREEYRQLA; encoded by the coding sequence ATGATCCACGACGAGATCGATATGGGCGAAGGCAACGCCGGTTTCGTTCTCGGCACAGGGGAGGTCGCGGTGTTGTTGATCCACGGCCTCACCGGCACCCCGACGGAACTCCGTCGGGTGGCCATGGGCCTGGCGAAAGCCGGGCACACGGTGTATGTGCCGACCCTGGCCGGGCACTGCGGGGGCAACGCCGACCTGCAAGCCACCGGCTGGCGCGACTGGTATGAAAGCGCGCGTAACACCTTCACCGGCGTGCGCCGCAAGCACGAAAAAGTCTACGTCGGTGGCTTGTCCATGGGCGCAGTGCTGTCGATGTACATGGCTGCCGAACATCCGGGGCAGATCGAAGGCTTGCTGCTGTATTCGACCACCCTGCGCTACGACGGCTGGAGCATCAACAAGCTGGCGTTCCTTACGCCGTTGCTGATGAAAATCCCGTTCGGCGTGCACCTGTGCAGCTTCGAAGAAAAACCGCCCTACGGCATCAAGAATGAGCGCCTGCGAGCCATCGTCGAACGCCAGATGAAAGAAGGCGAAAGCAGCCAGGCCGGCTTGCTGACCATGGAAGGCGTCACCGTGCGCGAACTGCACCGGCTCAACGCCGTGGTGAAAAAATGCATGCCGTCGATCACCACACCGGCGTTGGTGCTGCACTCCATCGAAGACGACATCACCAGCCGCTGGAACGCCGATTACGTCGAACGCAAACTCGGCGGCCCCGTGGTCAAGGTGCTGCTGGACGACTGCTATCACATGATCACCGTCGACCTGCAGTACCGCCGCGTGATTGAACTGAGCGTGGACTTCATCGAACAGCGTTTCATGCAACAACGCGCCACCCCACAACCCCTGCGCGAAGAGTATCGGCAGCTGGCGTAA